The Clostridium sp. DL-VIII DNA window AATATTTGAAATTGTTAATCTCTTTTTTATTTTCATAATAATTCCTCGACTAAAGTCTTATCTACGAGCAAATTTGATAAGTCTATTTTTTCTGGATTAGTAAGTAAAGAATAATCCTTAATCCATAGAATTTCATCAACTATTCTGCATTCACTAATTGCAATATTAGGTTCTTCATCATAAACCTCTTCTAATTCTTTATTCTTAGTAAGAACTGCAATTCTTCTGCACGGTTCCTCATTCATATCATATATATTAAAAAAGCTATTATATGAATCAAAGTTTTTTACTGATGTAACAACCTTTAAAAATAAGTTATACTTTTCAGCCGCTTCCTTTGCATTAATATACTCTCTATTCATCTTATCTCTCCTCGTATGTTAATATTTAAATAATTATCTCATAAGGCTATACTCATTTCAATATTGAGTTTAACATAAACTCACATGATATAATTTTATATACAATTCATTTTTAAGTACTCATTCTCCAATAAATTTCAATTCACTTTTAAGGCTTACAAGTTCATCCTTTTTAAGATATCTCCATTTACCAATTTCTATATTATCTATAGTAATATTCATAATTCTAATTCTCTCAAGCTTTATTACTTTATATCCTAAAGCACCACACATTTTACGAATCTGCCTATTTAGCCCTTGAGTTAGAACTATTTTAAATGTATCTTTATTAACCCTATTGACCTTGCAGGCTCTAGTCATTATCTTAGTTTTTTTATCTTCTTTTATTATACTTAACTCTTTTAAAGGAATGGTTTCACAATCCTTTATCCTAGACTTGCAACTTGAAAATTCCTTATATTTAGAATTTTTATATATGCCTAATGTATCTGATATTCTTTTAACACCTGAACTTTGTTCTCCTGATATTTCAATTCCTGACGCCATTACTTCAAGAAACTTTTCATCAAAACTTCTATCAACCTGTACAAGATATTCTTTCTCATGCATATTATCAGACTCTAGAATTCCATTAGCTAATTCTCCGTCGTTAGTCATAATTATAAGTCCTTGAGATTCCTTATCCAATCTCCCAACTGGAAAAATATATTCAGGATAATTCATAAAATCAATTATATTTCCTTGCACCTTTTCAGCGGTGCACATAATATCAACTGGTTTATTAAGTGCAATATATACTTTTTCTCTTCTTGAAATTGGTTTATCATCAAGAAGAATTTCATCACTTTCCTCTACCCACTGACCTAAAACGCAGTTTTTCCCATTTACCTTAATCCGCGCTTCTTCTATTAATTTATTTGTTTCCTTTCTAGAGCAAATTCCATAATTACTAAATAATTTATTAATCCGCATTTTGATATTTATCCTTTCAAGTTAACATTATTTTATTCATATGAAGATAGAGAAACTATAAATTAGACTTATATATAGAATAGTTATCTATCAAATATTAGGCTTTTCACAATTGCAAAAGCTTCTCTCGTATAGGTTATAGGAATTAAATACCATACTGTTGTACTTGAGTAATTATCAAATTTTACATAACCATTTCTTTTAGCTAAAATACTGCTTCTTAAAGCATGAAAATCTGTTGTAATTATTTTAACACTAATTTCATTCAATGTTTTTCCACTTAATTCTTCTATTTTCTCCTTAGAAAACTTGAAGTTTTCATTTGTATTTTGAGATTTATCTTCAATTAGTATTTTATTTTTATCTATTCCTCTATCTTGCAAATATATACTCATAGCATGCGCTTCTGGCAAATCTTCATCATTTCCCTTTCCACCAGACAAAACAATATAAGCATCTTCATTTTGCTTTAAGCACTTTATTGCTGCCTCAAGCCTTCCTTGAAGTATTAAACTTGGTATTTTTCCATTTGAAAGTCCCGCCCCCAGCACTAAAATGTAATCAGTGTTTTGAATATTGCTTTTTGGATAACTTATTATTGCAACTTCTATTCCTAAAAAGCAAACGAGGAAAATACACATAATCACTTTAGCAGTTTGAAATATTTTCAATAAAGCTAATTTATCTTTAATAAAATGATATACTACCATAATAATACCTAAAGCTACAACTGGATAGCTAAATGCAATTTTTGTACTGCTTATTAAGTTCACATCTATCACATATAAAATTAATAAGCCTCCCAATAAAATATCCCAATATCTTCTCATAACTCTCCCCCATAAATTTATTAATTGCAACGAATATAAAATATGACTTTAGGCACATAAAAACAAATAACAGGTCCAAGGTTGCCTTGAATATTATCGGGCAAAGATATAAATTAACTTCATAGCTGGTCTATTAGATCAATTTGCCAAAGTAGTA harbors:
- a CDS encoding pseudouridine synthase produces the protein MRINKLFSNYGICSRKETNKLIEEARIKVNGKNCVLGQWVEESDEILLDDKPISRREKVYIALNKPVDIMCTAEKVQGNIIDFMNYPEYIFPVGRLDKESQGLIIMTNDGELANGILESDNMHEKEYLVQVDRSFDEKFLEVMASGIEISGEQSSGVKRISDTLGIYKNSKYKEFSSCKSRIKDCETIPLKELSIIKEDKKTKIMTRACKVNRVNKDTFKIVLTQGLNRQIRKMCGALGYKVIKLERIRIMNITIDNIEIGKWRYLKKDELVSLKSELKFIGE
- a CDS encoding YdcF family protein; translation: MRRYWDILLGGLLILYVIDVNLISSTKIAFSYPVVALGIIMVVYHFIKDKLALLKIFQTAKVIMCIFLVCFLGIEVAIISYPKSNIQNTDYILVLGAGLSNGKIPSLILQGRLEAAIKCLKQNEDAYIVLSGGKGNDEDLPEAHAMSIYLQDRGIDKNKILIEDKSQNTNENFKFSKEKIEELSGKTLNEISVKIITTDFHALRSSILAKRNGYVKFDNYSSTTVWYLIPITYTREAFAIVKSLIFDR